Sequence from the Burkholderia cepacia genome:
ATGTATGTGTGCAGTGCGTCAGGCTTCGGATCGCGCAGCACACGCAAGACACTGTTCACAAACACGTACGGCTCAGGCAAGCCTTCTTCAGGAGCACCAAGGCGCGGGAAGTCGCCCGCGCGGATCATCAGACACGCATTCGCACGCTCGATGTGGATGTCAGGACGATCAAGTTTTTCCCGGATCGCCGCCTCGCCGCCCAAGCGCTCGATGAACAGTTCGCCTAGGATCGTGTACCAGTTCACGCCCTTGATGAAACCCCATCGCCCGACCTTTGCACCGGGATGCAGGTAATCATACTGAGCCGTCATTTCTTCTAGTGACTCACCCACATACGAATTTGCCTCGTAATCAGATTTCTGCAGGTGAGCGGTGCTATCAATCTCTAGTCCGCTGAAACGTTCCGCAAGCGCCCATTCCTGCGGCATGTACTTACTATAATTAAATGCGAGTATTGGCGCCAATCCGCCATAACCAGCACGCACAACGAGTTTACCGCAAACATACTTCAAAAAATTCTCGTATTGCACGATTCCTTCACTAGTTGTCATCAAGTTCAGCGGCACATTGAACTTCAAATATGACAATCCAGATTCTCTCCCCTTTGCCACGCGCAGCAACCCGTTGGGATGAACATAGTCTTGTGCAAGTGCCGAACCCGTGAGCGTCTTGATGCTATATTCAGCCGCAGTGTCTTGATCAGTCGCACTAGACAAAACAACACTCACTTTCAAATGTGACGGTGAATCGATAATCGCCCGTCGAATCTTCTCAACGCCTTTCTCGTTCCGCTTCGAGAATTTACCAAGGTCGGAGTCCTTGCCGCCCTTCAGATGCTCGCCGAACATTTCGGCGAAGCGATCAAAACAGTCAAGAATCGCCTTTCGCACCTCAGGCTGCGAGCCACGCTCGAAAAACACCGTACCGATGACTCCCGGCAACACGCCCATTGAGTTGTCGGCAAGGCGCACGCTCAAATCTTCCTGATAGCGGGAAAGCGCCTGCAACGGCGTCAAGACGGGTTTCGGATCACTCAAAGTCATAATCAGATCATCTATTGATCAGTCGCACATGAATTCACTCAGCTTGCGGACAGTGCCGCAACTGTGCCCCCACCGCCGACGACTACACCAAGGGTTGCAGCCAATGCCGCTGCGGCTTCCGCACCAGCCGAGATAATCGCACACAGTGCAGCAAAGATCGCGATCAACTCAGGCAACAACAGGATCACGATCGCAACGCCGATGACAATGGCTACCGCTATCGCGGCTCCCTTCAGCAGCGTCACGCCGACCTGCGCCCAATCGATATGCGTGAGCACATCCCACGTCATATCGGTCATTTGCACAATTGCCTCCCATCCAGCCTTGAGTTGCGCAGCCGTGTAGCGAAATATTTCGTGACCTTTCTCATCCACCCACACCCAAGCGCTATGCGCCTTATCGGCGATCCACTGACCTGCCGTAAACATCCATGCCGCATGCTGATGCAGGAACGCGCTGGTTTCAGCAGACAGGTACGAATACCCACGATGTACGGCATCCCACACAGGGGCGACAGCATGTTCAACCTCTTCGCCGAACTCATGCGCCTTTTGCCACCAGTCCTCATACCAGACGTGATGCGGGACAGCAGGGACGCTACGAATAGGCACGCGCTGGCGCTCCTTTTCCTCTTGGGCTTTCGGCGCGGGAATAGGGGCGGGTTTGGGGATTCTCTGCAGATCACCGTTGCAATCGGTCACATCGATCACCGACATGCGGTTTTTGTAATCACCGGCGATCAGCTTATAGGCTTCTTGCTGAGCTTCACCTAGAGAGTCACCGGGAAACTTCACCTCGACAAGCCGCAACAAATTCGGAACATGACGGCCGCCCTCTCGATCGAACGTCCCACGACCGGGCCAGAGAATCGCCTCTTTATCTACGATGATCACATCGGGACGCCGTAGCAAACCCACCGTCGCCCCGGGAGGAAATGGATTTAGACTGCGGCGGCGCTCCGTCCCATAGGGGTTCTCGTTACTGAGGAATGGAATTGGAATACCACCAATCATTGCATCAGCCGGTGTCATATCAAAGCTGACTTCGGCCTTGTACTTGGATAGCCACTTCCATTTGACCCGTTCCTCAAAAATCATCGGCGCACTCATTGCGGCCTGCATGAGCAACCGATAAACGATCGATCCATCGCGCAACTTGACAGGCACGTATTTCGCCGTTTTCAGCGCAGTCTCGACCTTTTCCTGCAAATATCCCTTGGTATTTGGCGGCAGATACGCGTACTCAGGTACACGCTCTTTGATCGTCTCGCACGCGCCCGCCGGTTGAAGTGATCCGCCCATTGTGTTCTCCAAGTATCGTCGGCGCTCACGCGCGCTCGTCGGGGTCAACCTTCACGTAGTCAGCAAAAATGTCAGGCTCCCCACCGCCCGCATACTTCCACGGCTCCACATCCTGCTTTTCCTGTTCGTACGCCTTGAGGCTCACGCTCTGCGCGCTCGGTGTAAAAATCGGCACCGTTTCGCCAAGGTCGTTCGTGTGACCGAGCACGGTTCGTCCTGAAGGCAGCTTCATTTCGTACGCATGTCGAATCATCGGCGTGCCGTCCGCTTCGTTCTTCAAGACGTATTGCGCCTGATACGACGGTTTGAACTGCGGCATCGCGTACGACTCACTGACCGGCCCGGAGAAACTAAACGACGCTCCTTTGAAATCGACGCTACCGGGTGCGTGTATCGAGACGTTGCCGCCCTTAACACGGATCGTCGCACCACCGCAGTACAGGACCAGTTCCTGATCGGCTGCGATTTCCATCCGTCCGGCCACCGACAGCAGTTTCACAAGCTGCTGCGCGATCATTTCCAGATCGCCGTCCTGCGCCTGAATTTCGACCTTTCCCTTACCCGCAACGGCTTTGATGCCCTGATTCCGCGCGAACAGGCTGAGATGATTTACCGCAGCCGCGTGCATCGATCCGCCCGCAGCGAAATATGAATCCTGGCCGCTGATCCAGTTCGCCTGTTGGTCGGCGCTGGCATGTAGCGACTGATGGGTGGACAAGCCGATACCGGCCGGACTGCCGAGCAGCAGCAGCGGCGCAGCGAACGCATTCGCGTTACCCGTGCCGCCACCTGCTGTACGTCCGCCGGTAGCTTCACCGGACGCGGATTGCTTCGTTGCATCGGTGAACGTCGTCAGTGCATCAACGCCGGATTTCAGGCTCTCGGCTTGATGCTGTTCGCTTGCATCCGAAATGCTGCCGAGCAGGTTTTTCGAGCGCGTAAGCTGCTCGCGCGCTTCGTCAACGTCGAGTTGATCACTGTCGCGCGACACGGGATGCGCGCTGATCGACACGCCCCTGCTACCGCGTACCGATGCGTAATGGTCGGCGTGCAATAGCAACCCCGAACCGAGATATCGCCCGCGCGTGTTGCCGCTCTGTTGAATCAAATAACCCTGCGCGATCGATGCGTAGCTGCTGCCCGTATAGCTGACGAGCCGTGTACCGCTTTGATTCGTGGCGTCATCGTGGACGAACGAATTGAACGCGCCCGTCCCGCCGAACCCACGCGACTGGAACCCCGACAGCAGGACATTTGAGTGCCACTGCGAAGGCGTCGTGCCGCCGTTGACGCGCCCCAAAATGAATGGCTTGTCGCAATCGTTTGCCCAATAGGCGACTAAAACCCATTCACCGGCACGTGGCACGTGTACCGATCCGTAGCCATTGCCGGTATCGGCCTGCATGGTCGACAGCAGCGGCGACGAAGCAAACGTGCCATCCTGGTTCTTGCGGTCCCAAGCGAAATGTACGCGGACTTGATTTCGCTCGTTCGTCCACGCTTCCGATCCTTGCTGCGTCACGACGATCGCGTGTTCGATGGTCATGTTCGGCCTGGGATGCGTGAGCGGGCTGCGATATTCAACGCTCGCTTCTTGTGCTTCAATCTCGATGACGAAATATCCGGCCGTCCCGTCTTGCGGATGCTCCGGAGTCTTGAAGCGTGCCCCGTGTGCCGCCTGCTGCTCGGCCAACGTCGCACGCAGGCTGAGCGGATATTCAGTCGCCTGCCGACCAATCGACACGTTGTTTTCGATAAACCAACGCGCCTCGATGACGAGAAATTCGCGCTTCTTCGGATCGCTGTCGGGATGTCGCGGATGGTTGTTCAGCGTGAACCGCAATCCGGCATCCAACCAGCGCAACCCACCGACGCCGAAATATCGACGTGCGCGCGAATCCCATTCCTGTACGCGCCGACGTGCGCGAGCCGCGCCGCTCTCCGAGTCGGGGTAGCCGTACGCGGTCGGCTCGTAAACCATCATCGGAGCGCGTGGGATGCCGTGCGCTTCCCTGTGTCGCCCATCGTCCTCTACATAGCTCGTAGATTGCAAAGCGCTGTCTACTTCAAACGTCGCGGTCGGCCTCTTGTAATCAAACGCGCGCGACATGTAGCGCAGACTTTGCATCGTCTGCCTGACCGCCCATTGTGTGAACCCGTCCGCTTCGTGATCTGTGTTGCCGCGATAGTATTCGGCCGATTTTGCTTCCGGCAGCGACGCCACGCGATCCAGAATGATGAGCGTTGTTTTTGGCGGCTCACCGTCTTTTGTCTGTTCGTGGACCCAATAGAAATACCAGCCCTCATCTTCGAGAAGGCGGTGTACGAAATGAAGATCGGACTCGCTCTGACGGCACCATGAGCGCACGGCAGGGTCGCGCGTCAGGTTGAAGCGGAACCGCCCCTGAAGCTGCGGATATCGGTTGAGTATTTCCGAGATAATTTCGCGGGCGTCTTTTTCGAGCCAGCCTTCATCGTTGCGGGTCTTGCTCAGGAAAATCAGGGCGGAGGAAAATTCGAGCTGAAAGGTTGACACACTACCGTCGCTGCCAAAATACCCGACTTGATGCACGAAGCCATGCACGGGGCGATAGATCGAGTCGGCGTAGAGTGTCGTCCGCTGCTGAATCCACAGGGTGACAGGCTGATGCATCAGCGACAGCAGCGCTGTATCGTCGTGCAGCGATGCAACATCGACCATCCAATGGTAGTCACCGCCGATTCCCGACGATCCGCGCGCCCGCAACGGGGTCAACGCGTTCTTGCCGAGCGGGGTATCCAGCATCAACAGCCGGTCGTGCTGCAACAAACCGCGATGGACGGCTTCGTACAGGTCGCGATTTTTCAGGTCCCCGGGCACGGGTGGTCTGAGTACCATTTCTTGTCGTCCTTCTCTCAGGTTCGAGCTACCGTCAGAGAAAGCGACACAAGGACGGTCAGCCAGCGGCGACGAAAGGTCGCTCTCGCGCGATTGTAGCTAAAAATCTGAGGAATATTTACCGACTTGACGAAAGTTGACACCGCA
This genomic interval carries:
- a CDS encoding type VI immunity family protein produces the protein MTLSDPKPVLTPLQALSRYQEDLSVRLADNSMGVLPGVIGTVFFERGSQPEVRKAILDCFDRFAEMFGEHLKGGKDSDLGKFSKRNEKGVEKIRRAIIDSPSHLKVSVVLSSATDQDTAAEYSIKTLTGSALAQDYVHPNGLLRVAKGRESGLSYLKFNVPLNLMTTSEGIVQYENFLKYVCGKLVVRAGYGGLAPILAFNYSKYMPQEWALAERFSGLEIDSTAHLQKSDYEANSYVGESLEEMTAQYDYLHPGAKVGRWGFIKGVNWYTILGELFIERLGGEAAIREKLDRPDIHIERANACLMIRAGDFPRLGAPEEGLPEPYVFVNSVLRVLRDPKPDALHTYIPDLPSADVKNARKWVARFDLPDAPPIPEPPTVVPPPANREPVRQSVRGGNPCPEAGWWHTPAKAGSRRYFEAGEIMPVIEGSSWGTTNWHWSPSQKQDG
- a CDS encoding VRR-NUC domain-containing protein, encoding MGGSLQPAGACETIKERVPEYAYLPPNTKGYLQEKVETALKTAKYVPVKLRDGSIVYRLLMQAAMSAPMIFEERVKWKWLSKYKAEVSFDMTPADAMIGGIPIPFLSNENPYGTERRRSLNPFPPGATVGLLRRPDVIIVDKEAILWPGRGTFDREGGRHVPNLLRLVEVKFPGDSLGEAQQEAYKLIAGDYKNRMSVIDVTDCNGDLQRIPKPAPIPAPKAQEEKERQRVPIRSVPAVPHHVWYEDWWQKAHEFGEEVEHAVAPVWDAVHRGYSYLSAETSAFLHQHAAWMFTAGQWIADKAHSAWVWVDEKGHEIFRYTAAQLKAGWEAIVQMTDMTWDVLTHIDWAQVGVTLLKGAAIAVAIVIGVAIVILLLPELIAIFAALCAIISAGAEAAAALAATLGVVVGGGGTVAALSAS
- a CDS encoding type VI secretion system Vgr family protein, with translation MVLRPPVPGDLKNRDLYEAVHRGLLQHDRLLMLDTPLGKNALTPLRARGSSGIGGDYHWMVDVASLHDDTALLSLMHQPVTLWIQQRTTLYADSIYRPVHGFVHQVGYFGSDGSVSTFQLEFSSALIFLSKTRNDEGWLEKDAREIISEILNRYPQLQGRFRFNLTRDPAVRSWCRQSESDLHFVHRLLEDEGWYFYWVHEQTKDGEPPKTTLIILDRVASLPEAKSAEYYRGNTDHEADGFTQWAVRQTMQSLRYMSRAFDYKRPTATFEVDSALQSTSYVEDDGRHREAHGIPRAPMMVYEPTAYGYPDSESGAARARRRVQEWDSRARRYFGVGGLRWLDAGLRFTLNNHPRHPDSDPKKREFLVIEARWFIENNVSIGRQATEYPLSLRATLAEQQAAHGARFKTPEHPQDGTAGYFVIEIEAQEASVEYRSPLTHPRPNMTIEHAIVVTQQGSEAWTNERNQVRVHFAWDRKNQDGTFASSPLLSTMQADTGNGYGSVHVPRAGEWVLVAYWANDCDKPFILGRVNGGTTPSQWHSNVLLSGFQSRGFGGTGAFNSFVHDDATNQSGTRLVSYTGSSYASIAQGYLIQQSGNTRGRYLGSGLLLHADHYASVRGSRGVSISAHPVSRDSDQLDVDEAREQLTRSKNLLGSISDASEQHQAESLKSGVDALTTFTDATKQSASGEATGGRTAGGGTGNANAFAAPLLLLGSPAGIGLSTHQSLHASADQQANWISGQDSYFAAGGSMHAAAVNHLSLFARNQGIKAVAGKGKVEIQAQDGDLEMIAQQLVKLLSVAGRMEIAADQELVLYCGGATIRVKGGNVSIHAPGSVDFKGASFSFSGPVSESYAMPQFKPSYQAQYVLKNEADGTPMIRHAYEMKLPSGRTVLGHTNDLGETVPIFTPSAQSVSLKAYEQEKQDVEPWKYAGGGEPDIFADYVKVDPDERA